The region CAAAGACAAACGTACGTGTAAGTTTCCCGTCCTTGTCAGATAAATCTTTTTCAGCTCAAATCAACAAAATATATCCTACCATAGATCCCCTTTCTCGAACATGTAGAGTAGAAATTTCACTTCCCAATTCGCAAAATAAAATAAAGCCAGGCATGTATGCCGTAGTAAGTATCGAGCTTGGTAAAGTCAAGGGTTTCTTGATTCCTAGCATTGCCATTCAGAAATTGCAGGGAACAGCTAAACATTATGTTTTTAAAAATGATAAGGGCATTGCAAGGCAAGTCTTTATAGAAAAAGGAAGAACCATTGATAATCAGACCGAAATATTTTCTACTGAATTGAATGAAAACGATGAAATCATCATTGTCGGTCAGGAAAAGGTGGTCGATGGAACAAAGATCAATGTTGTAAAATAATCTAGCCATGAAAATATACGAAGCAGCTGTCAAAAACCCCATTACTACATTAATGGTTTTTCTGACCATAGCCGTGCTGGGGTTGTTTTCTTTGAGTAGATTAGCCATAGATTTTTTTCCCGAAATAGAATTCCCTACCATCACTATTGTAGCAACATACCCAGGAGCAAATGCTGAAACTGTAGAGCAGCTCATTACCAAGCCCATAGAGGAATCAGTTAGTTCATTAAATGGTTTAAAGAAAGTATCATCCCGCTCAAATGATAACATCTCTATTGTAACAGTAGAGTTTAATTATGGTACAGATCTTAACGAAGCAGCCAACGATATTAGAAACGTGCTGGATCGTGTTATGCCTCTTCTACCAGCGGGAATCGAACGCCCATCTATATTCAAATTTTCTACTTCACAAATGCCAGTGCTTTTTTATGCTGTAACTGCAGAGAAAAATTATGAAGGATTAGCAAACATATTGGAAGACAAAGTAGTAAATCGGTTAAACCGTGTTGATGGTGTCGCATCCGTCATGATGATTGGGGCTCCCAAAAGAGTAGTGTACGTCGATTTTGATCCTTTATTGCTGAATAATTATGGATTTACATTCGATCAAGTTATATCGTTGATAAAAAGTGAAAATATCACCATTCCTGTAGGTACTGTTAAAACAGACGATTTAGAATACAAAATTTCATTCGAAGGCGAATTTTCTTCGGCAAAAGATATAGAAAATTTAGTCATCGGAACGCAAAGTGGTAGAATTATCCGTATTAAAGATGTAGCTGTAGTGAAAGATACGTTGAAAGATGTTTCTTTCATCGAAAGAATTAATGGTGGAAAAGGCGTACGGCTTTTGGTTATGAAGCAGTCAGGAACTAATACCGTGAAAGTTGCCCGAAAGGTAAAAGCTGAAATGGAAAAAATTCTCCCTATATTACCAGAAGATGTCAAATTTAAAATCATTTTTGATCCTTCTCAAAATATTCTTCGTTCAATCAGCAACTTGGCTGAAACCATCATATATGCTCTAATTTTTGTTTCGCTTGTCATATTATTTTTCCTTGGACGGTGGCGACCGACTTTTATAGTACTGACAGTGATTCCTATTTCCTTACTAAGTGGTTTTGTGTACTTGTTTGCTACAGGGAATTCATTGAATATCATTACTCTTTCAGCTATAACCATAGCAATCGGTATGGTAGTTGATGATGCCATCGTTGTGCTAGAAAATATTGTTAAGCATCTAGAGAGGGGAAGTACGCGACGTGAAGCTTCCATATATGGTACCAACGAGGTGTGGGTGGCTGTTATAGCAACGACGGTTGTCATTGTAGTAGTCTTTTTGCCCTTGACTTTCCTTTCCGGCATGATAGGAGAGCTTTTTAGGCCTTTTGGTTGGATTGTAGCTATTACGATTACAGTTTCAACGCTCACAGCCATCAGTTTTACTCCCATGGCAAGTAGTCAACTATTAAAAGCAAAATCTTTCTTAAACCATGAGAAAAAAACATGGTGGGATAAAAGCATTAAGGTTTTTCTTGATAAGATGGACCTAGCTTATCAGAGAATCTTAAGATGGGTCTTACGTCGCAAAGTCCTTACGTTGGGTTTATCTTTCCTCGTTTTTATCCTATCACTCTTACTCTTATCTAAAATAGGGGCTGATTTTATGCCTGAAAGAGATCAAAGCATACTAAGTGCTAAAATCTACTTACAGACTGGGCAAAAGGTCGAAAAAACTGAGCAAACTATCAGAAAACTTGAAAATTTACTTCGAACTCTCTTTCCCGACGAAATTAATGCTATGGCAATTTCAGCTGGCGCATCAGATGAAGCAACCTTTTTAAGTGCATTTAGTTCTAACGCAAGCCATATCATTCAAATGTTGGTCAGATTTAAAGATCCAGACCAGCGTCCTAGTAAAAAAACTGTTTTTGAGTTTGCTGAAATGCTAAGAAAATCGATGGATTCCATTCCTGAAATTATCAAATATGATATTTCATTTTCAACAGGACCTGCCGGTAGTATGGGTTCGACTAACATGATTTCCGTCAAAATTTTTGGATATGATTTAGAAAAATCCATGGCCTATGCCAATGATTTATCAGGAAAAATCAAAGCCATGCCCGAAGCTCG is a window of Bacteroidales bacterium DNA encoding:
- a CDS encoding efflux RND transporter permease subunit, which encodes MKIYEAAVKNPITTLMVFLTIAVLGLFSLSRLAIDFFPEIEFPTITIVATYPGANAETVEQLITKPIEESVSSLNGLKKVSSRSNDNISIVTVEFNYGTDLNEAANDIRNVLDRVMPLLPAGIERPSIFKFSTSQMPVLFYAVTAEKNYEGLANILEDKVVNRLNRVDGVASVMMIGAPKRVVYVDFDPLLLNNYGFTFDQVISLIKSENITIPVGTVKTDDLEYKISFEGEFSSAKDIENLVIGTQSGRIIRIKDVAVVKDTLKDVSFIERINGGKGVRLLVMKQSGTNTVKVARKVKAEMEKILPILPEDVKFKIIFDPSQNILRSISNLAETIIYALIFVSLVILFFLGRWRPTFIVLTVIPISLLSGFVYLFATGNSLNIITLSAITIAIGMVVDDAIVVLENIVKHLERGSTRREASIYGTNEVWVAVIATTVVIVVVFLPLTFLSGMIGELFRPFGWIVAITITVSTLTAISFTPMASSQLLKAKSFLNHEKKTWWDKSIKVFLDKMDLAYQRILRWVLRRKVLTLGLSFLVFILSLLLLSKIGADFMPERDQSILSAKIYLQTGQKVEKTEQTIRKLENLLRTLFPDEINAMAISAGASDEATFLSAFSSNASHIIQMLVRFKDPDQRPSKKTVFEFAEMLRKSMDSIPEIIKYDISFSTGPAGSMGSTNMISVKIFGYDLEKSMAYANDLSGKIKAMPEARDVIVSQENEKSELKVYLNQAKLSQMGLNSAMIGSMLRNYLNGITITKLKEEGKEYDIVMRLDQRVRDNFELFKNISFKSPTGTRFYLKEVAELREESAPAYIEHENKQRYVAINIKPQGTTLAELAKKVQKIIQESERPVGLDVVVGGAFQDQQESFRDIIFLMIVVTLLVYLTMAAQFESFIMPMIIIGALPFAFTGSFVALWLTGIPFSVNSLLGILMLIGIAIKNSIVLIDFINLLRDRGLNLADAIVEAGRSRLRPILMTAFTTMLGLLPLAFSTGEGSEQWVPIGVSVIGGLFFSTILSLIIVPILYYLLIRSGSRRSMKVKLQQEFAYLDQVLPKQNPNL